The following are from one region of the Sorghum bicolor cultivar BTx623 chromosome 2, Sorghum_bicolor_NCBIv3, whole genome shotgun sequence genome:
- the LOC8071917 gene encoding disease resistance protein RPP13, with the protein MEAPTSPLDGPILKLPWKLDKLLRHGFILPKGVEDEIPLIKRDLGEIISILSNLDDHHAMKVSCWRKEVRELSYDMEDFVDQYEHATAMSLAGSVPRRKIIQKRKSKAALSRPWKKLKQRLWMANKIREFSMRTQEALQRHRMYHLDAIAVSGSTTSTRCTCTDACSNSSHSTPCGEENAYVGISAAMEKLQELLLTMHDEGDWRLKVVSIVGLGGIGKTTLANEFYRKLGPQFECRAFVRTSQKPDTRRIFISMLSQIRPHQLPDNWTVHSLISTIRTHLQDKRYLIIVEDICVTTTWDIVKCALPDNNCGSRILTTTEIEDLALASSDHDPKFVYKMQPLSEDDSRKLFFSSLCGIQHECPPNLREISYNVISKCGGLPLAIVTVASILSSQQGIQDQLDYVNKSIGYSLLMNPISEGMKQVLDLSYNSLPQNLKACILYTGLYEEDIIIWKDDLVNQWIAEGFIEATEGQDKKEIARSYFDRLISRKLILPVYINKNGEVLSCVVHRMVLNLVIRYKSIEENFVTPIHNSQATTTLSDKVRRLSLQFGNAEDAIPPTNMRLSQVRTVAFWGVLKCLPTIVQFTLLQVLILHFWGDKDSINFDLNRISELFRLRYLKVTSNVTLELGNQMRGLDTLETLTIDARVNAIPSDIVHLPGLLHFSVPPETDLPNGISHMTSLRTLGYFDLSSNSIENVQSLSMLTNLVDLKLTCSTVQVQTEHMYNKMELLLNTVLGRLSSLKSLTLVPRASSYANSIHDPGTTGMIISGGLCSLLSAPGLLQSLEISPWIYIFLCPPKWIGQLHNLCILKFGVIKIDRDDVNVLRGLPALAVLSLYVQTKPAERVVIGKTGFPVIKYFRFKCCGPWLKFEEGAMPNLRKLKLAFNACNPVELITIPVGIRYLSNLKEVSAKIGGASPDESHRKARATELALRDEIRVHGRCQRVNIQCVKQIIGGKDDQSYITTVEDHVTLKLKQNKIKDEDEENSIEQVEITKDHSRAHQFSLPKTKTSSETAAVAVDKLLHFHDALPLKTTTHPRSIAERERRMKISERIRKLQELVPNMDKQSNIPDMLDLAVDYIKDLQKQIKALNESRARCSCSASKHQ; encoded by the exons ATGGAAGCTCCTACTAGTCCTTTGGACGGCCCAATTTTGAAGCTTCCATGGAAGCTCGACAAGCTACTGCGCCACGGATTCATCCTGCCCAAGGGCGTGGAAGATGAGATACCTCTCATCAAGCGTGATCTTGGGGAAATCATATCCATTCTTTCAAACCTGGACGACCACCATGCTATGAAGGTCAGTTGCTGGAGAAAGGAAGTGCGGGAGCTGTCCTACGATATGGAGGACTTCGTCGACCAGTACGAGCACGCCACTGCCATGTCCTTGGCTGGCTCCGTTCCTCGCCGCAAGATTATTCAGAAGCGTAAGAGCAAGGCCGCTCTCTCCAGGCCCTGGAAGAAGCTGAAGCAGCGTCTGTGGATGGCCAACAAGATTAGAGAATTCAGCATGCGCACACAGGAGGCACTTCAACGGCACCGCATGTATCATCTTGACGCCATTGCTGTCTCTGGTTCCACCACATCCACTAGATGTACATGTACTGATGCTTGTTCTAACTCCTCACATTCCACACCGTGTGGGGAAGAGAACGCCTATGTTGGCATCAGTGCTGCTATGGAAAAACTCCAAGAGTTGCTCCTGACGATGCATGATGAAGGGGACTGGAGGCTTAAAGTTGTGTCCATAGTTGGGTTGGGAGGAATCGGTAAAACAACTCTTGCCAACGAATTTTACCGGAAGCTTGGACCGCAGTTTGAATGCCGTGCATTTGTTCGGACCTCCCAGAAACCTGATACGAGAAGGATTTTCATCAGTATGCTCTCCCAAATTCGACCACACCAGCTACCTGACAATTGGACAGTACATAGCTTGATTTCCACCATCAGGACACATCTGCAAGATAAGAG ATACTTGATTATAGTTGAAGATATATGTGTAACTACAACATGGGACATTGTTAAATGTGCGTTACCAGATAATAATTGTGGCAGCAGAATACTAACAACAACAGAAATTGAGGATCTAGCTCTGGCATCTTCTGACCATGATCCCAAGTTTGTTTATAAGATGCAACCACTTAGTGAAGATGATTCACGGAAATTATTTTTTAGTTCACTTTGTGGCATTCAACATGAATGTCCTCCAAATCTCAGGGAAATTTCTTACAATGTTATTAGCAAATGTGGTGGTTTGCCACTGGCTATTGTGACTGTTGCCAGTATTTTATCAAGTCAGCAAGGCATACAAGATCAATTGGATTATGTCAATAAATCAATAGGTTACAGTTTGTTGATGAATCCTATCTCGGAAGGGATGAAACAAGTCCTCGACCTTAGTTACAATAGCCTTCCCCAGAATTTGAAAGCGTGCATCTTATACACTGGTCTGTATGAAGAGGACATCATAATTTGGAAGGATGATTTAGTCAACCAGTGGATAGCTGAAGGTTTTATTGAGGCAACAGAAGGGCAAGATAAGAAAGAAATTGCCAGATCTTATTTTGATAGGCTTATCAGTAGAAAACTGATCCTCCctgtatatataaataaaaatggtgAGGTATTGTCCTGCGTGGTTCACCGTATGGTGCTAAATCTTGTTATCAGATACAAGTCAATAGAAGAGAATTTTGTCACTCCAATACATAATTCTCAAGCAACCACCACACTTTCTGACAAGGTGCGTCGACTGTCTCTTCAATTTGGCAATGCAGAAGATGCAATTCCTCCAACAAATATGAGACTGTCACAAGTCAGAACAGTTGCCTTTTGGGGGGTCCTCAAGTGTTTACCTACTATTGTGCAGTTTACTCTTCTTCAAGTTCTAATTCTCCATTTTTGGGGCGATAAGGATAGCATCAACTTTGATCTCAATAGAATTTCAGAACTTTTCCGTCTGAGATATTTGAAGGTCACATCTAATGTCACCTTAGAGCTAGGGAACCAGATGCGTGGCTTGGATACTTTGGAAACACTTACAATAGATGCAAGAGTTAATGCAATTCCATCAGATATTGTTCACTTGCCAGGCTTGCTGCACTTTAGTGTTCCCCCAGAGACAGACCTGCCTAATGGGATTAGCCATATGACATCGCTTCGCACACTTGGATATTTTGATCTTAGTAGTAATTCAATAGAGAATGTACAGAGCCTTAGCATGCTGACCAATCTCGTAGATCTTAAACTCACCTGTTCTACAGTACAGGTACAGACAGAACATATGTATAACAAAATGGAGCTCCTGCTGAACACAGTTCTTGGGAGACTCAGCAGCCTCAAGTCCCTAACTCTGGTACCAAGAGCTTCCAGTTATGCAAACTCTATCCATGATCCTGGTACTACGGGCATGATCATTTCTGGTGGCCTCTGCAGTTTGTTGTCTGCTCCAGGCCTTCTTCAGAGTCTTGAGATTTCGCCCTGGATTTATATATTCTTGTGCCCCCCAAAGTGGATCGGACAACTCCACAATCTGTGCATTTTAAAGTTTGGGGTTATAAAAATTGACAGGGATGATGTCAATGTTCTCAGAGGATTGCCTGCTCTTGCTGTTCTCTCCCTGTATGTTCAGACCAAGCCTGCAGAGAGGGTAGTCATTGGGAAGACCGGATTTCCAGTAATAAAATACTTCAGGTTCAAATGCTGTGGCCCTTGGCTGAAATTCGAGGAGGGAGCTATGCCTAATCTCCGAAAGCTGAAGCTTGCTTTCAATGCCTGCAATCCTGTTGAATTGATCACAATACCTGTCGGCATCAGGTACTTGTCAAACCTGAAAGAGGTGTCTGCAAAAATTGGTGGTGCCAGTCCTGATGAATCCCACAGAAAGGCGCGCGCTACCGAATTAGCATTGAGAGATGAAATCAGGGTACATGGTAGGTGCCAGAGAGTCAATATTCAATGCGTAAAGCAGATAATTGGTGGTAAGGATGATCAGAGTTACATAACAACAGTGGAAGATCATGTAACCTTAAAACTAAAACAAAACAAGATcaaagatgaggacgaggaaaaCTCCATTGAACAAGTTGAGATTACGAAGGACCACAGCCGGGCGCATCAGTTCAGCCTGCCCAAGACCAAGACATCGTCGGAGACGGCGGCCGTCGCCGTCGATAAGCTCCTCCACTTCCATGACGCCTTGCCCTTGAAGACGACCACACACCCACGCAGCATCGCCGAGCGG GAGAGGAGGATGAAGATCAGCGAACGAATCAGGAAGCTGCAAGAGCTCGTACCCAACATGGACAAG CAAAGCAACATCCCTGACATGCTGGACTTGGCCGTAGACTACATCAAGGATCTCCAGAAGCAGATCAAG GCGTTGAACGAGAGCCGCGCCAGGTGCAGCTGCTCGGCGAGCAAGCATCAGTAG